The Budorcas taxicolor isolate Tak-1 chromosome 5, Takin1.1, whole genome shotgun sequence genome includes a window with the following:
- the LOC128047660 gene encoding keratin, type II cytoskeletal 75 codes for MSRQSTITFQSSSRRGFSTASATSPATGRSRFSSVSVTHSPGGSGGLGRISGLGSRSLYNLGGTKRVSISGCGSNFRSGFGGRASSGFGVSSGFGYGGGIGVGHGGCGFSVCPPGGIQEVTINQSLLIPLNLQIDPNIQRVRKDEREQIKTLNNKFASFIDKVRFLEQQNKVLETKWSLLQEQGTKTVRQSLEPFFEAYITDLRRQLDSITTERGRLDAELRTMQDVVEDFKVRYEDEINKRTAAENEFVALKKDVDAAYLNKVDLEAKANSLTDEINFLQMLFEAELCQMQTRVSDTSVVLSMDNNRSLDLDSIIAEVKAQYEEIANRSRAEAESWYQTKYEELQVTAGRHGDDLRNTKQEISETNRMIQRLRAEVDNVKKQCASLQTAIADAEQRGELALKDAQAKLVDLEEALQKSKQDMARLLREYQELMNIKLALDVEIATYRKLLEGEECRLSGEGVSPVNISVVTSTISSGYGGGSSIGSGSLGLGGGSGYSFSTSGGHSLGGSSFSNSSSRGLGGSGSSIKFVSTTSSSQKSYKH; via the exons ATGTCCAGACAGTCCACTATCACCTTCCAGAGCAGCAGCCGCAGGGGTTTCAGCACAGCCTCAGCCACCAGCCCAGCCACCGGCCGCTCTCGCTTCAGCTCCGTGTCCGTGACCCACTCCCCGGGGGGCAGTGGAGGACTGGGAAGGATCAGCGGCCTTGGCAGCCGCAGCCTCTACAACCTGGGGGGAACCAAGCGGGTCTCCATCAGTGGGTGTGGCAGCAACTTCCGAAGCGGCTTTGGCGGCAGGGCGAGCAGCGGGTTTGGGGTCAGCAGTGGATTCGGCTATGGGGGTGGAATTGGAGTGGGCCACGGGGGCTGCGGCTTCTCCGTCTGTCCCCCTGGAGGCATCCAAGAGGTCACCATCAACCAGAGTCTCCTGATTCCCCTCAACCTGCAAATCGACCCCAACATCCAACGGGTGCGGAAAGATGAGCGGGAGCAGATCAAGACCCTCAATAACAAGTTCGCCTCCTTCATCGACAAG GTGCGGTTCTTGGAGCAGCAGAACAAGGTCCTGGAGACCAAATGGAGCCTCCTGCAGGAGCAGGGTACCAAGACTGTGAGGCAGAGCCTGGAGCCCTTCTTCGAAGCCTACATCACCGACCTCCGGCGGcagttggacagcatcaccaccGAGCGAGGCAGGCTGGATGCTGAACTGAGAACCATGCAGGATGTCGTGGAGGATTTCAAAGTCAG GTATGAGGATGAAATTAACAAGCGCACAGCTGCTGAGAATGAGTTTGTGGCTCTAAAGAAG GATGTGGATGCTGCCTACTTGAACAAGGTGGACCTGGAGGCCAAGGCCAACTCTCTGACTGATGAGATCAACTTCCTCCAGATGCTCTTTGAGGCA GAATTGTGTCAGATGCAGACGCGGGTCAGTGACACGTCCGTGGTCCTGTCCATGGACAACAACCGCAGCCTGGACCTGGACAGCATCATTGCTGAGGTCAAAGCTCAGTACGAGGAGATCGCCAACCGCAGCCGGGCGGAGGCTGAGTCCTGGTACCAGACCAAG TATGAGGAGCTGCAGGTCACAGCCGGCCGGCACGGCGATGATCTCCGCAACACCAAACAAGAGATCTCCGAGACAAATCGGATGATACAGAGGCTGAGAGCCGAGGTCGACAACGTCAAGAAGCAG TGTGCCAGCCTGCAAACAGCCATTGCCGATGCAGAACAGCGTGGGGAGCTGGCCCTCAAGGATGCACAGGCCAAACTGGTGGACCTGGAGGAGGCCCTGCAAAAGTCCAAGCAGGACATGGCCCGGCTGCTGCGCGAGTACCAAGAGCTCATGAACATCAAACTGGCCCTGGATGTGGAGATTGCCACCTACAGGAAGCTGCTGGAGGGCGAGGAGTGCAG GCTGAGTGGAGAGGGCGTTTCTCCAGTTAATATCT CTGTGGTCACCTCCACCATCTCCAGTGGCTACGGAGGTGGCAGCAGTATTGGCAGTGGAAGCCTGGGCCTCGGCGGGGGCAGCGGCTACTCCTTCTCGACCAGTGGTGGGCACAGCCTGGGCGGCTCCAGcttcagcaacagcagcagccggGGCCTCGGGGGCAGCGGCTCCAGCATCAAGTTTGTCTCCACCACGTCCTCCAGCCAGAAGAGCTACAAGCACTAA